The sequence below is a genomic window from Oreochromis niloticus isolate F11D_XX linkage group LG3, O_niloticus_UMD_NMBU, whole genome shotgun sequence.
tctttttaaaattttattgatttttttcttttatcaatTTCAATCAACAAAACAACTCACACGctgtttaaaattattttaatagagATGAAGCTTAAAACTAAgctccttttgtttttgtaatgacCTTATTCCAATCTATTTTATTAAATGGAGTTATTTCTATTAAAGTTGTGCTTAACGTTTTGGCTGCTGAAACAGGAAGGTGTATCTCATGTTCACTGTatgatttcatttaaatgtacaACTTTGCATGGATCAAATCTCACtaaaaaatattacaacagGATGTTCTCTGCATTTTCTACCTAAAACAGTTTGGACTGAATGACAGCTACTCGACATGCGTTCAGTCTAAGCTGAATATTTATACATTTGTCCGACGGACAGTGAATGCAAGCAGAAATCAGAGTGTGATTTttcgtttaaaattttattCGATTTTCTGAAATTTGATCATTAATTTAAAGTGCCAGTTTAATTTACTGACTAGAAACAAAACCCCAATAATTGGACAATTCCCTCTGAGCAAGCATGTGGCAACAgtggggaagaaaaactcccttttaacagggagaaacttccggcagaaccaggctcagggagggatggccatctgccgcgaccagCCCAGGGGTTTTTAAAATGACTCATTGGATGTTAAATAAATTGGCTTGTTTGATCGTCTGTTGTTAGCCAATTTAAAGAGTAACTTTGATATCAGTTTTTACAGGGGAGACACCAACTGTTGTCTGCGGGTGATGCTGAAACACCGACCCAGAAATGACATGAACCCGCTGATACGACCTGCTGGCGCCGCTGCCGACATCAGATGTTCTTTAAATGTCGTGATGACTTTTTCCTCAGCTGCTTGCTGGTTGAGGCAAATTAAAATCATGACACACTCGGGATCCTTCCACTCCTTAAGTAGAGATTTGTAAATGACCTTGTGTGAGGTTTTGAAGGTCTTCGAGGAAGGTTGAAAATCAATATCTTGGACCTCAGCCCAGATCTTCTTGACCAAGCAGTTCTTAATTGCAGAAATTGTATCATCTGTGTAGGAAACGCGTGCTTTTTTGAAAGCACGCATGACAAGTTCGTCCATGCAGACATCAACTGAAAGCTGCTTCTGAGCCTTGATTTCAGAAGACTCTCGGACAAGTTTCTCTGTAGATGCCAGGTGTTTCTTAAACACAGAGATGAAAAGTTTGTCCAGTGTCGGCTCTCTTAAATTCAATGGAATTTCCTTGCAGAGGTCTTTGAAAATGTCCTTTGCAAGGTCTTGTAGGGCCTTTGGTGATAAAGTcaaatctgctgtttttatttcagagcAGATTTGATCTAACAGGTGCTGGTGGAGGGAGTCTAAGGGGCAGGCTTTGGATTCTTTTGCAGCCTGGGAAAGCACAGCTTGAAGGAGTGTGCTGAGGAGCCTTTTTCCCTCTGGTTCACCTCGAGGTGACGCAGAGGGTTTCTGCTCCTCAGAGGCCACGGCTGCTTCTTCAGGCTCTGTTTCTACCTCTGAGGCTTCTTCTAGTTTTGGCATTTGTGACAGTTCCACAGACAGCGAGGACTCCAGATCTTTGTCTGGTTGTTCTCTGTGTGGGACAGAACAATTGTCTGTCTGAATTTCCTGTACCTGAATTTCCTGCTGGGTGCAGGACGTGCAGTGGGCGAATCTCCCACACGACACCCGGAAAAGATCTTTTATAAAGCCTTCTTCAGCTCTCTGATCCCATTCCGTGAAGAGAGCGGAAGCAAGAAAGCCGATGCGCACCTCCAGTTGGCTGAAGAGCCTGTCGATGGATCGTTCTTGTGGGATTTTATATTGCACCAGTGGGGTTTTGACAGAGTTCGTGCAGAGCTTCACCATCTGAGCGGCTATGTTGCACATTAGCTGGACGGTGCAGTCATCTGGGCGACCTGCCAGCAAGTATCGCAACTGTAACatgttaatttttaaaaaaaagccatcTATGAGCAGATTCCCAGTTGCTGCGTTGATGTTGTCTGAATACATTTGACTGTCAGCTCTTACCTCGTGTGTCTGGTTCCGGTGCATTGACTGGACTGAATGATAGTGCCTGCTACTAACACCTGCCTATATGCGTTTCAGAGTGCTGCGTTATGATGTGTGTTCTATGAGGTCACAGCATCAGTCGCTTTGAAGTCTCCGCTTTGAAGTATCCCTGTAAGCCCCGCCCACCTCTAAACAGAATGCGACGGGCCGTTGCCTAGCAACATCTTCACATCGGTGCCGGTCGCATGGATTTGAAGCGCGGGGACAGGTATAACATTTCTGACATGCAGTGGAGTCTGAGACCTAGAGTGAGAATCTTCctctttatttagttttgaATTGAGTTTTGACAATAAGAGGAGTAAAGCTGACAGTGATGTCAgtcgagtctggcattgatatttgacagcAGTCAATGTTATAAGTGTTGTGAAAACATGTTATcccaataatattttttttatttacatttgaggtTACAAACTGACCTCATTATTGTCTACCTTCACTTTGGCTTAGATCATGGTGATATGAAATGATGAAAATTGTTTAACattatttaagttttatttacacagtgaAAATAAGCTAATGTCTGCATCATTGTGCCGCCCAACCTACGCATGCTCATGGGAAAGGACAGTCTGTAACctgtaatgtaaaataaataaaacaaatacattaTCATCAGGAAAATGTGCACCACATCATTCAGGGTGTGATGGCCTGCTGAGCCATTGGTCTTGTAAATCAATGATCATGGGGTCAACCACCATCCGTGCCTTTAGTATGAGCTGTATTTGTACACATCCTGAAAGCAGGCAGTGGTTTAAGTCTAATGACTAGCAGGGGTCTTTGTGTGTAATCAGAAAGTGCCTGGTTTGATTAAGCATGTTTGTCAGTTATTTTTAGGCAAGATGCTAACCCCAAGGTGCTCTCACATACATGTGTGCGTGATTCTTACATAGAAATTACTTACCTAGGAAAAGTATAGAAAAAAGTTCTTGGGTGAACAAGTTGCATAAAATGCTTTGAGTGCTAAGTTAGAGTAGAAAATCTCCGCATaggaatcagtccattcaaaagcaacattctCCAATATTCCAACAACTCAGAGAAGGATTGCCAAATGCGAACATCTTTCCAAGGAAAGAGTGAAGAATGTTGCAAGCTTGTAGAGTGTTGCCACATTTATATTGCATCAAGTCAACACCGCTAATGCCAGGTGGGCGTTTCCCCACACCTGACCCTCATGAAGactgaaaagacaaacaaagtaagtatgaacaaatgacttaatctataacataataaaatataaagaaacatgtAACTGAGTATTTGCCTTAATTTGCAGAATGTTTGATTTGCCGGCAACAGAAcgcttacacaaacaaacccgggatagtGAGTGCAGCAATGTTACTTGACAAATAGCAAATCATAGCAAATaaatagaaacagaataatgtgtataatgtgcaaaaaaaaaaaggtgaacacatatgggacaaatgGAGAGAATTGCAACGGGCTGCATTACGGTGAAATCCGGGCTAACATCCGAGTGTTGGCTTCTTCGCATACACCCTGGTGCTGGATGTCAGAGGGTTAAGGTTGGACGCATTAAGCTCGACCTGGTCCAGCACTTGGAGTGAGCTGAGCAGCCGCTGCCGTGTGCATTTGCAGATGCCGTTTGAATGAAATCCCGCACTGTCTGTATTTGTGTCACATAGAACATTATGCTTCACTTTACTTCTACAAGCACTCCTCTTTTCTCCCCTTTTGCCTCCCAACATCATAATGTTACTAACCATCCACcccctcctctctttctctctttctttgtccACCCTTCTTTTCCCCCTCCAATCTGTGTCTGTCTTCATCCAACTTTATTTCCATCCCTCTTTCTCCCACTTTATTTCCACTTCCTCCAACCCTTACATACAACTTCCTCCTCCAGCTTCTCCCCCCCTTCCAGCGGGAGGTTCCTACTTCATGATCAGCCGCTCTTTGGGTCCAGAGTTTGGGGGGGCGGTAGGCCTGTGCTTCTACTTGGGCACAACCTTCGCTGGAGCCATGTACATCCTGGGAGCTGTCGAGATCCTTCTGGTGAGttgctttgtttgctttgttgttgttccagTTAGCATCGTGTTCTCCAGACTTTTCTCTGGATGTAAAGACTTACGTTGTGACTCTATACCGATACCAGGTAGCAACGACTCATTGCCTTCACTATATGTGGACCTCACAAAACCCTTAAAGTCggttattttaaataaacatgtgaCCTGAGTTAGGGACACAAAAGGAGGCTGACCAGTTTTATTGACAGGCTGATATTATTAATATGTATCACCTGATTGGCTGATTTGCACTAAACGCACTTATATTACTGAACCTTCAGATAAGTGAGGCCTGCTTCTTACTCTCTTCCCTCTCCCTCTGACAGGTGTACATTGCACCCGGAGCAGCTATCTTTGAAGGTGAAGGAGCAGCCATGTTGAACAACATGAGAATATACGGCTCCATCTTTCTCCTCTTCATGGCCTTGCTGGTTTTCGTGGGGGTCAAGTATGTGAACAAACTGGCCTCCGTCTTCTTGGCCTGCGTCATCATCTCCATTTTATCCATCTATGTCGGAGCGCTGGTTTCTGCCTTCAGCGTGCCGGATTTTCCGTGAGTCCTGATTATTTGGAAAAACACAGAGCTGACCGATTCTTTATGCGTCACATTTTTGACTGACTGGGCTTTCATCCACAGCGTATGCATGCTGGGAAACAGAACTATCAACGCCCATGATGTTGCTGACAACCACTGTAGTAAAACTGTCCTGGTTAAAGTTGCAGCTGAGAAATTAGACAGCAACTTCACGATTAACGGTGGGTTCAGATTTCCTTCTTTCTGTTACAAGTCATGAGGAGTAAGAGTGTCTCTCTGAGTTACACcagtgtgtttttctgaaatgctggtttttgtttttgttttgttttttctctctctgataGAAAACAGCACAGTGGGCCCCACCTTTGACCCCAGCCATGTCCCAGAGGTGATGGTGGAGAAGACCACGCGTCTTTGGAAGTTATTTTGCCATAACTCACAGCTCAACGCCACCTGTGACGAATACTTCACTTCAAACAACTTCTCTGAGATTAAAGGGATCCCCGGACTGACTAGTGGGGCCATATCAGGTAGAGTGCATGCATGAAGAGTGCAGTGATTCTCTGAATGAGAGATCATATAAAATATGAACACGGCCAATGTGATATCACCCACCTGTTACGAAGCCAAGCTGAGTGTTTTACCGTtgcctctttgtttgtttgttttttacatctgATGAGGGTGGTCGTTAGCCAAGTCTGGCTGTGTCCATCTTCTTTTTAGTCTGTGGTCTCCATGGAAGTTCCAGGAAAGTCTGGGATTGCACTGTTAGTGTTGTTTCTTGGCTGAAAGCTAGAACCTCACTTATAGCTGACCAGTATGAAATTACTTCTTATTCACTGagtgtgcattttaaaaaatataatcgATTAAAACTTTAAACCGTCACATTTAAACAGGCGTTAAATTGTTGTGCTAATGTTGTTTTTGCTAAGTGACAGTAAGAAGGTTAAGTaacttgcaaagaaaagcgtctggacttctttgagttgcttgaagacgtttcacctctcatccgagaagcttcttcagttagagtcccagatttaaacccagtggcagtatccccccaaggagggacaaaggaccccctggtgatcctctaatcacatgcgccaaggtgtgaaagtgggtgtgggacctaatcagccagggtttcgggtgagctcattgtgaaacctggccccaccctatcatgtgatttcctgaggtcagatggcccaggatgtgagtgggcgttaaggcgtctggggagggaactcaaaactggattatagatggcagacagttggtgtcgtaaaccaccgcctctgttcaaagatggtcgctcacagtggacatagatggcctctttcactcctctttcaaaccatctgtcctctctgtccaatatgtgaacattggcatcctcgaaagagtgacctttatccttaagatgcagatggactgctgagtcttgtcctgtggaggtggctcttctatgctgtgccatgcgcttgtgaagtggctgtttggtctctccaatgtagaggtctgggcattcctcgctgcactgtacagcatacaccttctgtctgtgatagattaataaattatcacagacagaaggtgtatgctgtacagtgcagcgaggaatgcccagacctctacattaatccgtatggcggtttctgtggctgtgatgaggtccactatgggcaactgttgcgaggtgaaacgtcttcaagcaactcaaagaagtccagacgcttttctttgcaaactcctttgactacgatgacctggatgactgagaaccttcacagacaaggTTAAGTAACCAGTATCTCTCCCTCTGGGCTCAAAATGCATTCTTGATTCTTCCTGATTAAAACAGGAAGAACTTAGCATTGATGTTTTCCCTTGTAGCTATTAACTCAGCTTGAGCAGCTGAATGATGGAATAACAGGAGTGAAATAAATCCTGACATACTGTGTTCTGTAACAATAATGGACCTCAGCTGGCCTGATGCAGcagaatgctttaaaagcaatCTGGTCTGAAGTTATGTTGGTGCTTTaaggagaaagataagaaatcCAGTATTTATCCCCCAATATGTGAACACGCCAAACATCTTAGATGAATAAAATGAACATAATATCACAGAcaggacagaatttctaggtagAGCCGAGAGGCAGAAGGCTTCACAGCTCACAGaaatgagaatttgaaggggctcagagtagagccactacTACTCCTCATTGAAAGGatccagctgaggtggttcaggcatctcaCTAGGATGCCTCCTGGCTGAGGAGTGGCTATGGAGAGGGAGGTTTGGGCTTCTTGGCTAGGGCTGGCACCCCTACAACTGAGTCCTGGATAAGCAGCAGTTGGAGGATATTTTATCGAAGGAGACGGAGGCAGACATTATACCATCTTACTAATGTTACACTAATTAGGGCCTCTAAATCTCCTGTGTGTGAATTTGTAGGTGAATGTTTATATTCTGCCAATGTCAATGACTGATCTTACATGGGGGTTTGTTTCTCCCTCTATACAGAGAACCTGTGGAGTACATACCTACACAAAGGGGATGTTTTGGAGAAAAGGTCCCTCCACACCTCTCAAGCTGCACACCCAGCCTCTGATCGCTATCCGTACGTGTTTGCTGACATCATCACCTCCTTCACAGTGCTCGTGGGCATCTTCTTCCCCTCAGTCACAGGTACAGACGTCCCTAAAATACTAACTAGGCTCCACTCAGTGTTAATTCAGAAATATAAGCATATaagaaatttaaacctaatGTTGGCTTGGTTCAGTGATGAAAACGGATCATTGACAGGAAAAGAGCTGTAGGATATTGATTCCCGCTCAcggtgcagctgctgattcaggatCAAACCTGTCAGGCATCTATTCTTggatttctgtttgtgtgtctgtgcagttggctttattttcactttttagcttgaaaacacttcaaaaaagggaataaaaaagaaaaaatatggaGATGGGTTCTCTTTGATTTGAAATATTGATCACACATTACACTCACGAGAGTGTTTATTAAAAAACTGTGGTATATTCAGTGTAACATTAAAGTTGATATTTTAAGCACAAAGCTGTTGAGTTATCACTTATCTCCTCTTCCTTTGAATGATTTTGTTCCTCAGGAATCATGGCTGGCTCCAACCGGTCGGGGGATTTAAAAGATGCTCAGCGCTCCATCCCCATCGGAACCATCCTCGCCATCCTCACCACCTCTTTAGTCTGTATCCTTTCATCGGACAGTTTGATTGAACTTTCATGCACTCAAATTCAAAAGCAACTCAAAGCACAATTTAAGATGCTACAACACAGTTCTGAAGTTTTTAACCTAAATGCTGATCATGGAAATATTTAATGAGAATAATGTTGTGTTATTAGTAGATTAAGTCTGTCcacctgttttattttcatgctgTCTGTCCATCCTTACATCCATCTCTGAGAATACCttgaattctgttttttgtttttaaaaggtggACTGATTGAAATTTGCTAATCAAAGGTTAAGatcaaggtcaaaggtcgaaaGTTCACCTTTAGTTTGCTCACCATTCTCGCTGttaccccattagagcacttcactcccAGACTGcgggcttacttgttgttcctggaGTATTTAAtggtagaatgggaggcagagccttcagtgtCAGGCctctcttctatggaaccagcttccagtttggaatcaggagacagacaccatctctgcttttaaaacttaaaacctttctttttgaaaataaaaaaaattatagttggggttggatcaggtgactctgagtcctcccttagttacTCTGTAATAGTCCTAGGCTGTTGTGAGCTTCCTGTGAtgcactgtttcttcttcactcatctTCTTCACTCTGAGTGTTGGCACATGACTcagcatttaattattagttactgttaatctctggctctcttccacagcgtgttttttgtcctgtcttcgtCCCCTCAACTGGTCGTGTCTGAGGGTGAggtggagatttcttcctgttaaaagggagtttttccttcctactgtcctCAGGTTCTTGTTTACAGGGGGGCATCTGTGCTACTGTAGTGcctttacattacaatataaagcaccttgaggcgagtGCTGTTGTGATTTATGTGGAGAGTCCACAGAGACTGGATGGTGTATCTCGACCAGGCAGTGGAGGCGTATGACTGAGAGGCAGTTCTTCGAATTTTCTCAGCACAGTCCGATTTTTGTGGCACTGAAagtactttgttttgttttttgctcttgtgtttgtatttgcatGTGTTGTGTTGTATGTGAGGCAGAAGGACTTTGATGCTTAAACTACTTCATGTCTTGTTACTTCTGCAGGTTTGGAGATTCAGTTAAAGGCAATCTGGTGGTGGGAACTTTGGCTTGGCCCTCGCCGTGGGTCATTGTGATTGGGTCCTTCTTCTCCACATGTGACGCGGGCCTCCAGTCTTTGACCGGCGCTCCACGACTCCTGCAGGCCATCGCCAAAGACAACATCATCCCCTTCCTCCGGGTTAGAGCTGCtagttttcagtttaattaCAGGGACTGTCCAAGCACTTCTCCTGTATTCTTGTTGTGCTCAGGATGAACTTAATGATACTGTGTGAAGCAGAGATCCCTGCTGATGTTGAATTACTGATGTATTTATGCTGCATACTTCAGTTATTTCCACTTGCATACAGAAACATCTTGCAGCAGGGGGAAGACGGTGTGCAAATACCTTGATGGAACTGTGGTgctttaaaaagctttaaagtgaTGGTGCTTTATGTTTTCTCTCATGCACAGTGTGACCCATTTATTTAGGTAGTTTAAGTGTAATTAGTAGTTACCTGGAGATGATGTATTTTCTGCAGTTCCTGCTTTCACTGAAGCTTTTGATTATTTCTTTGATTCTCAGTGCTCAGGCTATTGCCTCCTTCCACTCTCTATGTAATAACtatcagatttttatttttccatttgcaGTACTTGCCATTTCCTTAAACATAGTGTGATTTGctgggtctgtgtgtgtatatttgaactctgtgtgtttctggcAGGTGTTTGGCCACGGGAAAGCTAACGGGGAACCTACGTGGGCCCTGCTGCTGACAGCTCTGATAGCTGAGCTGGGGATTCTCATCGCATCTCTGGACATGGTGGCTCCTGTTCTGACAATGTAAGATGCAGTTTTGTTAcacgtgtgtgcatgtgtcatgCACACTTAGTGTTTGCCTCCATAAACCTCAGTTTGAATCTGTAACCCTCTTTCCAGGTTCTTCCTCATGTGCTACCTGTTTGTAAACCTGGCCTGTGCCCTCCAGACCCTCCTGAGGACACCCAGCTGGAGGTCTCGCTTATCATACTACCACTGGTATTACCAAagactcactcactctctctctgtctttctctcactctctgaCGTCTGCTCTGCTCATCTGTCCAGGAGCTTGTCCTTTCTGGGGATGACTTTCTGCCTGGCGCTCATGTTTATATCCTCTTGGTATTATGCAATCGTTGCCATGGTGATCGCCGGTATGAGCTACAACTACATTCAGTATCAAGGGTATGTTGCCATGGAGATGTACTCCCTCCACATGATTGTGCATGTACAGACTGGTGTGTAAACATGTCTGTTTCgtgttaacatttttattttattttcaggggGACAGTGGAGTGTACAGTGTATACAGtgtgtgaataaataaatatagctGTATGTCCTCTTATactttgtgtgtatgtctgGGTGTGGTTGTGTATCAGAGCAGAGAAGGAGTGGGGAGATGGGATCCGTGGTCTGTCACTCAGCGCTGCCCGTTATGCTCTGCTGAGGCTGGAAGAAGGACCACCGCATACTAAAAACTGGAGGTATTGAAATGTCTCACAAACACAGGGTGCAAGTTGACCTTTTAGAAGTTGGTTGAGTGTTTGCACTTAAGTTTGCGTGCAGTGCTGGGAGTAAAGCTGCAAGACATCAGAATCTGCTTCACATTCAGCATTATAAACAAGAATCAGATGATTTGAATGTTCTTCTCTTTTGGTGGGCAGTAGTACTTATAGTAGATCAGTAAATTAAGCACTGCAGGTCACTCCTATCATTTTACTCAACAGATCTAGGAGAGCTCCAGGTTGCTGGACACAGCTTTTATGgcacaaataaactgaatttcaGTTTGTTGCTCCATAATTACATTTTGACATGTTAGCCAGCCATGGGGCCTCCGTGTGACTTTGTTGTGTCTCTTTATGTGCTTCAAATGATGCTGACTGAGCTGAactgactttgtttttcttcactaACTGCATCACAAATTGAGAAGATGGGGGAGTGAGCGAGCTCTGAAAATGAGTTGGCTCATAGTGGTGCTGTGGTTTCACATCTGGGGAGATGCACATCAGGCTAAATGAAAGGCCTATTTATTATCCTTTCCAGCGCTTCCATCATGTCTCACAGTCCTCAGCTATGTTTATCAAGTTAGCATTGAATTACAAATGATTAGATCTccgtttttttaaattatttttttaaatgtattttgtcTAAGCACTTTGAAAACCGTATAGCCCCACCTGATTTCTCAAAGCCCATTTAAAAATGTAGACAGCATAAAGTCAGACAATCTACGGCTCTGCTGTCACTAATATTTAGGAAGAATCCACTAACGCACACACGCTCTTGTTCATCGCCTTGTCTGTCCGTGTCCAGGCCTCAGCTGTTGGTATTATTAAAACTGGATGAAGACGCCCACGTCAAGTCTCCTCGGCTCCTGACGTTTGCCAGCTAAAGGCAGGAAAAGGCCTGACCATTGTTGGCACTGTTGTTCCCGGGAACTACCTGCAGAGCTATGGAGAGGCGCTCGCTGCTGAGCAGGTAGGCCCGTTTGTTACTGATGGGTGGAAATGTATTTGCTTTCAGATAATGTGGAGTTGGACCTTTTATCCTTCTTTCCTCAGACTCTGAAGCACCTGATGGATAAGGAGCGCGTGAAGGGCTTCTGCCAGCGCATCGTGGCTCAAAAGCCACGTGATGGGATCAGCCACATGATCCAGTCGAGTGGCCTGGGAGGAATGAAACCCAACAATGTGGTAATGGGCTGGCCTCACGCTTGGAGGCAAAGCGAGGACCCACAGTCCTGGAAGACCTTCATCAGTGAGTCAGGAGAGGACAGCAAAGCGGTTAATGGGGTTGTTTCAGCATTAACAAGCTAATGGCACCCCCTTTCCTCCTTCCAGACACAGTGCAGGTGACCACAGCGGCCCACCTTGCGCTTCTGGTGCCCAAAAACATCTCCCTGTTCCCTGGCAACTCTGAGCCCTGCACAGAGGGCTACATCGATGTGTGGTGGATCGTCCATGACGGCGGGATGCTGATGCTTCTGCCTTTCCTCCTGCGACAACACAAGGCAAGAAAACAAAGTGTTGATCTTAAACTCTAACAAAGCCTTTAAAGTTTCCGCTGAACCCTCTGCTCTGTCTCTGCCCAGGTGtggcaccagtgttcagtgcgCATCTTCACAGTGGCCCAGATGGAGGATAATTCCATCGCTGATGATGGAGCAGAGGTCTCAGATGCTCAGACAAATGCAACTGTCTAAATCTGATCGGGACAGAGAGGTAGGTGTGGAAAGCTTACAGCGGGGTTTTGTGTGGTGTGAAAAACGCCCGTAGGTTTGCGTAGGGTTGATTAGGAGTTGTGTTTGAAACTTTATGCAAGCTGGGTCTTAACAAGCATTTGTTCACCACTTTCACCAGGAGAGCCCTAGCAGTAGCAGCAACAGTGGTAGGCCAGAGGCAGGTGTTGCTACAAGGTTTCAGGTGAGGTTAGAGGTCAAGGTCAGCTGTGAGTTCATGACTTGGGAGGAGTTTATGGAAATatagaaataattttttttttctgttctagaaaaataaactggaacAAAGTGGAGATCAGGTTCCCCGTACAGACACCATGTTTTGGCTTTGAGGTCACCATTTTCTTCCAGACTAAATCAGATTTGAGGACAAAGAGCTCAGTGTTCAGGTCCAAAGGTTGCTAAAGAAACTAAAGTGCAGTGTACTGAGGTGATACTAAAGAAATCCTGGTGGGTAACACTCATGGTGAAGGACACGAGCTACTGACAAAAAGAAGCACTGCAGACGGTAACTTGCATTGAGATGATTGTTAAACGTTCATGTCACCTCCTTTTGCCGCTCATCTCCTCAGAGGGTACGCTGGAGTTTTGATGATGTAAGTTTGCGCAGTAGAGAAGCAACAGCTGTCTGAAGTAGAGCAGATTAGACTCTGTAGAGTAGCCTGCAGTCAGGACACGCTGTGAAAGTGAAGAGTGAAACCCTCTGAACAGCTGTGAGTGCAGCTGAGCCCTTCAGATGAAGAgttgagagagagaggaaaaaaaaaagcgatGTGGTCACCGTGACGTCAGCTGTCGGTTTGTGAAGTGTCTTCATGAAGCTGGGACTGAAACTGCAAGCATACGCTCCTCTCACGCTCTGAGAAACAAAATTTACACAGTGAGCTGAACTCAGGGTCAGGAGGTGTCGCCGCCTGCTGgcaattaagaaaaacaaatcagatcTTAGAAACTTGAGCTCTGACTTCACTTCTCAGACCAGAGGAGTAACTTAAATGTACACCAGCACTATCACATTCACATGGAGCAGCTTTAATGTAACTGCAGCTTTAATTTTTGAattatttcacaataaaataatgtgaccTTAATAATTACAGGATGGTGGGGTGAACTTTTTCCCAGGGTTCTTCATTGGGGTCTGTGAGGGAAAAGTTTGAAACCCCctgatttaaataaaacactgaattgTTACGGAGTGAATCCTTTGACCTCCCTAATGTAGATCAAATCCACATTTATTTCCCTCTGTCCAGTTCTTTATCTGAAGGGTTCAGTTATTAACGCTAACGTGTCAGATGCTTCTTTCTTTAACTGTTCTGTCATCTTTGTTTCCCTCTACCCTTCACACTCATTCTCATTTCAGATTTTCAGAAGCTTTTTGTCTCtggcctttttttatt
It includes:
- the LOC102080281 gene encoding LOW QUALITY PROTEIN: solute carrier family 12 member 6 (The sequence of the model RefSeq protein was modified relative to this genomic sequence to represent the inferred CDS: inserted 3 bases in 2 codons); protein product: MLLTIHPLLSFSLSLSTLLFPLQSVSVFIQLYFHPSFSHFISTSSNPYIQLPPPASPPLPAGGSYFMISRSLGPEFGGAVGLCFYLGTTFAGAMYILGAVEILLVYIAPGAAIFEGEGAAMLNNMRIYGSIFLLFMALLVFVGVKYVNKLASVFLACVIISILSIYVGALVSAFSVPDFPVCMLGNRTINAHDVADNHCSKTVLVKVAAEKLDSNFTINENSTVGPTFDPSHVPEVMVEKTTRLWKLFCHNSQLNATCDEYFTSNNFSEIKGIPGLTSGAISENLWSTYLHKGDVLEKRSLHTSQAAHPASDRYPYVFADIITSFTVLVGIFFPSVTGIMAGSNRSGDLKDAQRSIPIGTILAILTTSLVCILSSDSLIELSCTQIQKFGDSVKGNLVVGTLAWPSPWVIVIGSFFSTCDAGLQSLTGAPRLLQAIAKDNIIPFLRVFGHGKANGEPTWALLLTALIAELGILIASLDMVAPVLTMFFLMCYLFVNLACALQTLLRTPSWRSRLSYYHWSLSFLGMTFCLALMFISSWYYAIVAMVIAGMSYNYIQYQGAEKEWGDGIRGLSLSAARYALLRLEEGPPHTKNWRPQLLVLLKLDEDAHVKSPRLLTFXQLKAGKGLTIVGTVVPGNYLQSYGEALAAEQTLKHLMDKERVKGFCQRIVAQKPRDGISHMIQSSGLGGMKPNNVVMGWPHAWRQSEDPQSWKTFINTVQVTTAAHLALLVPKNISLFPGNSEPCTEGYIDVWWIVHDGGMLMLLPFLLRQHKVWHQCSVRIFTVAQMEDNSIXLMMEQRSQMLRQMQLSKSDRDREAQLVKDRNSMLRLTSIGSDDEDDTDRAGSGGGSSEHHRRIQMTWTKEKTTQYRATHSGCSTPEGFRDMLSIRPDHSNVRRMHTAVKLNEVIVNRSHDARVVLLNMPGPPKNTEGDENYMEFLEVLTEGLERVLLVRGGGSEVITIYS